The DNA segment aattgatttcagtttttctcatttgaaatttcataaataaaaagaaaatttcttttaacatttttttgagaggattaatattcaacagcatagtgaattgctctaagagaaaacaaatattttaagttcattagaacacactcattctgtgtcataaacctatgctgtgtcaactatttaatcacaatccaaatttagaactgaatccagcttgaatgttgtgttcGTACttgggttcaacctctgcggtcgtataaagctacgccctgcggagcatctggttaacgGTTACCATCAAGAATTCGTTGACCAATACGATATATCTTTGAATCAACTCACTGGCGATATGTTTTCGAAGTCTGAAATCTTTAAAAACCAGAATAATTGTCTATTCACTAAATTTCATTGTTGTATCTTACACCCGATTATGACTTCATGAGTGTAAATTTGTATGGTGGGTGATGCATACAGACGCTCACCCTGTTTGCTAACTGGTTCTCGCTCCTTTTGGAGTTCATACTTTTCAATcaattcattttcaacatttatttgttttctctatCGCTTGCTGAGATTAGACAATGATAACTGACTGTTGACCTTAATTAACTTCAAGTATTGCATGTGATGTCATGAAACTAAGGTTCGTACTCTTTGTTTCACCtgtaaaattgttgataaatGTGTCTTTGGATTCACAGTAAAATACACGATAATTACTGTACCTGTGCATTCATATTTAGGCATGCGGTAATGAAATGGAAGCTGAAATGTCTTGTGGATTAGTGAAAGGACATGCATACAGTGTAAACGCCGTAAAGAAAATACGACTTGGAAAGAGTCTAATCTCTGTATTTAACAGAGAAAAGATAAGGATGATCCGATGTCGTAACCCATGGGGTGGTACAGAATGGAAAGGTGCATGGAGTGATGGGTATGAATACTGTTGTATTACTTTTCAGTGTATATGAAATCATTTTAATCCAGGGCCTCTcgatcataattttttttatatttagtatttctctttttttttttttatattaatacaatttttgctatgaattattttttcactttAGGAGTGCAAGCGCCGcattgtagcggcattagcctatgttttcgaaatctacaacgATGTCTTTGACGTGCAAGATATATTGCTGTCTCtaaacacgggtcagccatttatcgtccccttgcGACGGACTATCACCGTTCCAAAAAGACCAAACTCGCAAATGTTGTCAAGGGAGATTCGAAAATTCAGTCTCTGAAATTGTCTCCCCGGAACAGGAATCAAAAAAGGAACCCTTGTATTCTTAGTCCGATGAATTAACCACTTCACCACGGCTTTGTTGTATAAGTTGTGTTATGGTTAATGGAACTTTATATCTCAATAAATTCAATTTGGATTTATCAGTTTTCCTACAATCTAGACAATTTTGCTACTTCACAACAAAATGGTTTTACTTTactctatttcttttttttaatcattttagaCCTACAAGTCACATCAGAAAGATTTAGTTTAATAATCTGATGGAACCTTTTCTACCACTAATAAGTTTTCAAAGAAGGCAATTACACCACAAAAGACAGTAACTACTTCATAATATGCCAACATATCATTTCAAAGAgtgtttattcaaataattaattcGAATGAGTTATTCAAATTTGAGGGGATATTTTCAGAACATCAAGATACCCATTTCCCCACAAAATGATTTGCAAACCCAATAGAAAAATCACTCATTAGGTGAGTTGTCCACTTATAAAATACAGGTGGTTAATATTCTTAAACAAAGAATGTCCCGTGTATATAATATGAACATGTGTAGTATGgttgccaataaaacaactattcacaaaatgaTGTAAatgttaccgtacggccttcaacaataccGTATAGCATGCTACAGGTTTGACTCTTTTTATATACTCTAgccttaatatttttttcgaacTTTTAATTCCTATACTTGAGTCTTTCATATACTTtaacttgtttttttcattcttaattttgtatgttgttttttgagagagaaaaatatgGTTAAAGATGGTTTTGCtacattattttgttgtatttaaacaaatgtattatGTTGACAGGTAGAAGATCCAAATTTATTCACAAACATTGCTATTTTTAGTTCACAAGAATGGAAAAAGGTTAGCGAGAGTGAAAAGAAAGCTTTGGGGCTTACCTTTGATGACAATGGAGAATTCTGGTAAGtcttaaaaattcatttatttaaaacaaatgttttagtttgtatTTTGGCAATTGTTTTTGAGTCCTGTTTAGTCGATTAGCTCCTTTTACATCcttgactttcaaatattatattttctgtttttctgatGAAAATCCAGATAAGTGCTTAGaaccagggactttctatactaattTTTATGCTCGATCCCAGTGTTTTGCACAAATAATGTTTCTTccaacacaatttttttttataattacgacaacaattctttttccttttatcaaatgaattatatattttttttatcaagtggTTGattcttaaaaagtaaaatcacaaaaatactgaactcagaggaaaatcaatacagaaagtccataatcacatggcaaaatcaaataacaaaacgcatcaaaaacgaatagacaagaactgtcatattcctgacttggtacaggcattttcaaatgtagaaaatggtggattaaataattttaatatgaaCCTAATATTTATTGTCATGCGCTCCGCAAATAAAAGCATAACaaggcattattttttttaaaatctataaatcGAGAGTTTAAGCCCAGCGAAAGCAAACATAATTCGTACAAATTCTTAGTTGATCATGATATAAgatatacaaaacatttattgataAGAGTGGTGTCAAATGTTAGAGAAAGATGTTCGTGTTTCGAAGTTGACGTATAAGCCAGTttggttatataaaaataaatctagaaaaaaaccgttttattatttaaaacaagataatgttgaattttttaaagaacCATCACAGCAGATATGTCAATTTAGATCTCTAGAAACGTTCAGAAAAATACCGAACTACAAAGTAAACTCCAAGAGGAGAAGTCCATCAACatcataaaattaaacataagaaTTTATCAACCAACTTTATGAAAATAGAACAGACATTGGAATTTCATTTGTGCTTGAATTTGTTTAATCTAGCTCTGACGAACTATTAaataatatgcaaaaaaaaaaaaaaaatgaaagtcaaaGTAAAAATTTAGattgaacattttttaacataaatctaATTAAACGTGATTCTGTTCGTTACATTCGGAAAATACGACATTAGGAATATATCCGCCACCATCTATGGCAATGGATATTCAATAACGGCAACTCGTGATGCGTCCATTGAGCTTACgtagggatgatttcaactttaacACTTGAAACTCTTCTTATAATAGCTTCCATTTGATAAGCAATATTCTATCAAGGAAGTCATGATCAGAAATACAAGCCCTTAAATATCGTATCATCTAGGAGATATCTCTCCGTATGCAAGAGctactggaatgttgctacatagaaatgataGTTCATAATTAGGAAGCTGATATCACCCTTTTGtcgtaaatatttgttttcaactgtCTCTGAATTTCTAGATGAAGCCAAGATGTaaggcagacttaactgtagCTGCTGTAGCCTTTATCCAGATTCGATGGAATAGATTCGTACGGCATAGTCACTAATTTTGGATTATTTAATGAGAGCACGTCATATTTATACCGCAATATATAGTTAACGAATACTGGtaacttcttttctttctttctaaaaagttcctgtatgaagctAGCCTATTATGAATAAGGGAACAATCGGCTAGAAAAAGGATGCGGTTGGTTTCAATGGGAATGCCGATTGTTAAAACACATCCTTCAAACATATCGTAATGTCAAGcaagaaatcaagcattttGATTACTAgtatgtcagtttcagagatgtGTTTCTTGTAAACCAACCTTTGATCAAtagctatatattttattgcagGATGTCGTTTGAAGATTTCTGTCGATATTTTACAAGTATGGACATTTGCCATTTAATAAATACCTCTATATTTTCCTTGAAAAAGACTTGGAGGGAGGGAAAGGCATTAAGCGAATGGCGAAAACTAGACAGGTGTGGTGGCTGTTCAAATAATAGCACATTCCTCAACAATCCACAGGTAAATCAGCAAATGAAAATGAAGAGAAAAGCAAATGTCTAAATTGCTTGTCtaaatcagaagaaaaatataacattgattAAATGGACTGTTTATATGCTTTTGATTTAATGGGTAGAGAATTTATGGGACACAAATAATGTAATTGCTGTTCACCTGCAAAGATAAGGAtatcaaattcattttaaatatacaacGATTAGTTGTCGGCATATAAAAAGCATCTTATATAATACACGCttatataattcatattttagtaTCAGATTGTAGTCAGATTTGATACCAACAGCACCTATTtaagattaaattaaaaattcgCCTATGTGTCAAAATTACtaatacacacacacacacttttGCTTGGATCTTGAGAAGCACAACACACTGTCTTGCTTGGATATCTTCTGCTGTGTTTTGTCTTGCATGAACATcactgcatttttttatttgtgagcGATAATTTCAGCAATTTGTGTTTGACAATAACCATCGTTCGTCAAATCTTTGGGTGAGTTACAACTTGACATGAGTTCCTGTGATGATTTACTGCTGTGATTTACATTTTGTGTTTCCTTGAACAGATGAGTTAGTAACTTTCTGACGTTTCGATTCTCTTTTGCTGATAACCTTATTATGCCTAGTGCTAGCTGACTagcatattaaacaataatttcttaaagaaaatACCTTAGTGCTTGTATTGTAGTCAGAACcttaaaattaaatgcatgtATTTGACTGACAGTTTTTTCTCTCGTATTAACGTCATTGCAACACGATTAATCCTTTTACTAATCAATATGATGTGCAAGGTATTTATTATACACTTGGCTCTGTATACTTTTGTTACAGTATATATTTGATGTGAAGCAACCTAACGATGAAATCATGGTTTCTTTGGAGCAGTGGGATAAACGAATAGACATGGATAAAGGAAAGGCTAATGATACCATCGGATTCACTATAATGAAGGTATGCTCTGCGAGCTTTATCTTGTTTCCCtgatttttcagtttttcttaTATTACTTCTTCATTAATTCTTACATGTTTTTCAAAGCCATAAAATAGATTGATTTAGTCTAATGATTGATTTTGTTCAGTTTTTACTTCCCTCTTTTGGACACATTTAAGTTTTCCAAACAAAACCTCAAAACATTGGTATTTAAATTGGAATAATTTTGTGAACGTTCTATTTATTTCAGACGGACATGAATAGAAAATTCCGGATGCACGACCGACTCACCAAGGAACATTCTGGTCCATTCTCAAATGGTAGAAGTGTATTTGCTAGGGTACCATTAACACAAGGAAGATACTGTGCTATTCCTTCAACTTTTGATCCTGGCAAATTaggaaaatttgtttttagaatGTATAGTACATTAGACATGGATTTACGGTATGTTATTTTAAAGCTACTGACTTGTGGATAAATTGtgttaatagaaaaaaaatgaattatgaaCCACAAACCCAATAGCGTGACAGTTTTGGCCTAGTTTGTCCACCTTTGAGAACTAAATTATAACTCTTTGTACATAAAATCATATTAGTTTTCTTAACTGTAGGCTTATATTATTTGTAGGTAAAAACAATCTTCAATTTTAGGAGCTTTAAGTATTtctttgtaaataattaaacaCTCATATTACTTCTTTGACAAATGTAAGATAATACGCTGAAGATGATATTTCAGTATTGTCTAATACTTATAgtagatttaaaatattcacttttacaGAGAACTTGTTTTCGATAAACCAAAGCATCCCGAATGCTGTGGCTTTCAAGGATTTGCAAAACCTCATATTGGAGCTATGCAGATATCTATTGTGCGAGGAACAAGTTTACCACCCCAGGATAAAGATGGAGGTATTTTGTGATATCAACATGATAATCaattatagaaaaagtattGATGTTAGTTTGCCGTAAATATGTTTATCTAGGTCAAAACTACtgataaatgatttattttctttcttactcattattgtcaatataatagaaatCTATGGGACTGACGTACAAATGGGAGATCAGGCTAACAAGGTTCAACccgccattttctacataaggaaatgcttGCACAAGTCAGaactatgacagttgttttctatttgttagatatgtttaagcttttgattttgccatttcataaaggatttttttaattttactttttacccaatttatacttttttcgACTTCTGTTTTTGTCATAACTCAATTAGGTCAACCTTTCTTGCTTTCCTATTGCAATATCAAGCATGAAAAAGGACCAAACCTGATAAGGTCAAAAGCAAACTAAAAGAACATCTCGTCTTACagatcaattaaaataattgacTTCATATCGTCTGCGCTCGAATGGTAAAATGTCTATCTTAAAATTTATACACTATAAGTTACATAGTAACCTTATACGAGATAAATGGTgacagtaaattccatatggggtgagagcgaagTTATGTAACGAATGTAATTGATCAATTATCTTAACATGTGGTATTTAGGCTTTTGGCCTATAAAAGGTGACCAAGTCTTCAATAGTATAGTTAGTATTAGGAAACTACtttcattggtctatacaaaaacaaatgccagCAATAACAGTTTGTTAGCTTTTTcagtgacttgactgttagtgttgctCTCCAACAACTGCAACTAATTCAAAATTCtgaccaaattgcaatttgtttaaaagttcaAATTATTCAACTGGTCAAAAATTTGAACTAACTGCTGTAGAAAACCACAGCCAAGTCATGCAAGTGCAAGGTGATCAAATGAAACATACTTACAATACTATAAGACTTTAAACTCCACTTTAATGACATTGTGACAAAATCAGTCTATCAGTTTGTATAGGTATATTATAGTCATTTCTATGCTGAAGGaactgttattattttgaattgctataaaaatgtcgaaactaaacttttatttattctttctAAAAGTGTTCTTTTTGCAATTGGTGGAGAGCAACACTTACATTCAAGTCACTGTGATGTGTTTTATGCATTGTATCAGTCAGGATAATTATCATAATAATGTGTAATTTTGATATAGATATtacttaaataaaggcaacagtagtacaccgctgttcgaaattcataaattgatagagaaaaaaaaatcgtgttacaaactgaaactgagagaaacatatcaaaattagagaactacgacacatcagaaacacaacaataaaatgtagcacacacagaaacgaactcaactataatataacaatggccattttctaTTTTGAGTATTTATCTCAATTTCTTTATTCCAAACAATTAGCTGTTGATGGGTATTGCATAATTTATTGTGAGAAGAAACAGTTAACAACAAAAGTTGTAAGAGATACAGTGAATCCTGAATGGAATGAAAGAGTCACATTTTACTTGAAGAAACCAGACGAAGACATAGTAATAGAGGTGTGCTATATTTATTTGACGATGATTTTAAGTTAAATAGTTTTTAAGTGAAAAATGTCTTTAGTAAATCATCGACATTTATGAAGTGATACTATTTTTTGTTAACCAGATTTAACTTTTATTCCCGACACTGTGTTGTTTTTGGTATGTCTCACCATTCAATATTGGTAGACACATTGTTTTGTCCTGATTTGCTGTTgtcgtttttgttttattatttttgtgtcTAGTAATTTATAATCATCCTATCTCTCTTTTCCTTGTTTATCGTATAGACAAATggtcgtgaaagacatttatgTTATCATGTATTTTAGGAATTTTCTTTTCTAGATGCTCTTCAAACTCGTACttttttgcctttattttttttatttgatcgtcactgatgagtcttatgattACGAAACTCGCAAGCATATGCGTTTCTCCATGCAAGTACCGAAATATCAAGCTTACTAGCTCGTAATACCCTCCGAGAGTTAAAGTACACATATATCAAACTTTGATAATAAAGCACCCAACACTACTGATTGTACAGCACCAGCTAACCTTTTCGACAAATTATGTCTGTTCGGTTTTGCTCAATGTGCCAAacacgataaaaaaaattaaagagtttcatttatttatgtttcttcGAGCATCAATCTTTTCGCTCTCATTTAGCTAAgaccccttttttggccccaaaataatgcagttttacaaaactgataaaatgtaaacttttagttacttattggaaagtagaatgcttctgctacataaatatgggctgattttgacaatacaatgcacatatattgggtactagcatcattaagtcatgccaaattactgaaatcttcacaattttagcattttagtcaAATTGTAGACGGTTTatgtcttaaatgaaagtggccgcatttgttttcattcgtaatattgaaatgtaggttgtatttgatgataatacataatatatttaaagattgaggatgaacacggatgcggccactttcatttttgacaaaaatgatctgaaaagtgacattttttcggcatatttgatggatttttcatatttatgttAGAATCGGAGCATTTTTAATGAGTAACTCAGTTACAACATTTCACATTAACCAACtgaatcaactgaaatagacacGTAATTGTTTCAAAAGTGTCTAAAATCTTTCGTCAGCTGAACTTGTTGATAGCACAAAAAATTAatgcatgatatatttatacaaaatagtCACTTATTTACAccactttcatttttctattaggtGTGGAACAGCAACATGATAAAGGACGAATTTGTTGGACAGTATACAATACCTATGAGTGATCGAAGGTCGTATAAAGGTGGAAATGTTATCAGCCGTTTTGAACTATATGGTAAAGGAAAAGAATCCACGGAACAAAAACAAGGGTTCATATGGCTCAAGCTTTTTTACACTGAAAAGATGGACGAAGTGTGAAGCACACAATATATGATGTCTTGCTCATGCTACATGGCAAAGTATAATATCAGGCTTCATGTCGTAACATGTATATGTAATCACAGAGCGTTTTGTTGTCAGTCAGGGTGTTTGAATGGCTAGAACGTGGAATtgttgatttattattattttatcaagGGTTAGAAATTGAGAAAAATGCAAATGACACATTGAAAGATATCTCCCATtcatttattgttgtttttaattttgtcacgTTTTTTTTCCTGTATGTGATTGAgcttttgttttagtttttacattttaaaaggtTATTTGTATACAAAGCAAAAGCTTGTAGATTATGTACCTTAAATTAGATAATTATGTACCTTAAATTAGATAATTATGTACCTTAAATTAGATAATTATGTACCTTAAATTAGATAATTATGTACCTTAAATTAGATAATTATGTACTTTATATctatattagttttatttataactcTAGGATTATTTCAATGTTTGTCTTGAGATTGATTTTTACATACGGTAATATAACATGAATACGTTTTGAAGTAagtaacttttaaaagaaaaagtttgAATTAGAAGAACAATTTGAATAGTTAATGTGTGAAATAGTTTGACAATTATGATGATGCAACACCAAATAAAAGTCAAATATGATAGCATTGTAAAACTGAAAGACTAAAGACAATAAAGTTATgctcaatgttttgttgtttatcatttcttataataaaatatctCCAAGGACGAGGATAGAGTAGTATATGTTTCAATTGACATGTTACATATTCAGaatgaacattattttttcactGACTGTCtgtgtaaaatacattttaatggcTACGATGTCAATATTGAAAGAAAAGTATTAAAAAGCATTATTGTGTCGATTGTTATTAGAAAAGCACTTAATTCAGGGTGTTaatagttaaaacaaatattcaaaaaatagATTAACTCAAATTTGTGTATCTCGCCAGATCCGATCAATATTCAATAATATATGATGACATACTGTGCTCTGTcccttattttaatttgatcatGGTGTTGTCTGTTTCTCTTCTCGGAATTTTTGATATTCGTTGaactcttctttttttcattcacACATAGTAATGTGATTTTGGCCTTATTATCATGATGGACGTATATTGTTGTTTAATTAAGGAAATTCGCTTGTCAAATTTGgggatttttgtcagatttccggaatcctctggttttatccatttaaatTCCTTCAAAAAATTTGCCCATTGATCcccgtttttctttttataaatctttaacatgtattatgataaatatctgtaaaagtcatataaaattttaatcattttttaatagtttttgagaattTAAACAGTTTGgaaatgataaagctatgaaaagtccaGAGCGAATATTTTCCCGTCATAATTTCAATGGCAAATGCACATTgacctttattttatttttgctcttttgattcctttattaatcccctatcaatataaactagtgaTTTGAAAAGTTAATCATTTTGAAACTGGGACATGTGAGAAGTGAACTTCTTTAACGTTAACTTTAACAACGCTAAACGAGCACAAAGAAGTAGAGTCATTGGAATTTTCCATagcaaaaaatgataaaaaaaaaatacaaatcctGCTGGAGTTTTTATAAAAACGTAATGCAACTCCAATCAACAACAACTATTGATTTTAAAGAGAGGCAAAATTATATTAAGCAAATTCGTTAATCGAgcacaaactgacaacgctatgtcAAATAAGACGATCAAGTAAAGACTATACAATAGTATACAatacacaaaatagaaaaatcaaaaactgagcaacacgaaccccacctaAGACTAGGATATTTTGCATGTGCTTAAACTTAGATCAACTTTATAgacaataaaatttcaaaggtgcttttttaaatattccgAAAATAGACAGCTAGAACGATTAAACAACCATTAAATAAGTATCCAGTATTAATCTAGTAAAGATGCTTCAATCGATTAATTTCTAGAACAcgttataattaatttttttttcggtaTAGCaagttcaaacaaaaaatgcatAAGTTAGAAAACTGGATGGACAAATACTAGTAGGTATAAGAGGTCTGttgatttttaaaacagatacaCGTAAGAATACGTaacgtgttttgattttgatatattCAGTAGAGAAGACAAATCGTAATTTACTTTATTgaaaaaactatttacaattattaatTTCATAGCAATTGATGATAGtgataaaatca comes from the Mytilus trossulus isolate FHL-02 chromosome 3, PNRI_Mtr1.1.1.hap1, whole genome shotgun sequence genome and includes:
- the LOC134712312 gene encoding calpain-5-like, with protein sequence MVFGTSIAYKGQRYKKLKAECLRGSKLFTDPEFPPQSRSLYFSRHAPADIVWKRPQDISQSPEFFTEGASADDFTQGSIGNCWFVAACACIAEDHKLLKKVVPDIHQQGWTKEHQYCGIFHFKFWQCGQWIDVVVDDYLPTRYGQLIYLHSKTRNEFWSALLEKAYAKLFGDYESLTAGKAKDGMVDMTGGVGESIELEDYRTEELKKKLFKILRSSYEDRSLMSASIRACGNEMEAEMSCGLVKGHAYSVNAVKKIRLGKSLISVFNREKIRMIRCRNPWGGTEWKGAWSDGSQEWKKVSESEKKALGLTFDDNGEFWMSFEDFCRYFTSMDICHLINTSIFSLKKTWREGKALSEWRKLDRCGGCSNNSTFLNNPQYIFDVKQPNDEIMVSLEQWDKRIDMDKGKANDTIGFTIMKTDMNRKFRMHDRLTKEHSGPFSNGRSVFARVPLTQGRYCAIPSTFDPGKLGKFVFRMYSTLDMDLRELVFDKPKHPECCGFQGFAKPHIGAMQISIVRGTSLPPQDKDGAVDGYCIIYCEKKQLTTKVVRDTVNPEWNERVTFYLKKPDEDIVIEVWNSNMIKDEFVGQYTIPMSDRRSYKGGNVISRFELYGKGKESTEQKQGFIWLKLFYTEKMDEV